Sequence from the Acidobacteriota bacterium genome:
CCGAGGCCCAGATCGAGGAGCTCGAACGCACCGGCACGCCACGCAGGACCCTGACGCTCCACTCGCCGTTCACGGGCGTGGTTCTGGAACGCAACGCGTTCGCCGGCCAATACGTCACGCCCGAGGTGACGACGTTCAGGATTGCCGACCTCTCACGGATCTGGGCCATCGGGCAGGTCTTCGAGTACGAGAGCGAGCACGTGCGGGTCGGCCAGCGGGTGACGGTCGAGTTCCCCTATCAGCAGACCACGCGAACGCTCACGGGCACGATCACGTTCATCTACCCGGATGTGGATCCGATGACCCGACGCCTGCGCGTGCGTGCCGAATTCGCCAACCCTGGTCTCGAGCTGAAGCCCGATGCCTTCGTGACCCTGGTCATCACGGGAGGCGAGACACACGCACTCGCCATCCCGGCCGAGGCGGTCATCGACACCGGCGAGACGCGCTACGCCATCCTGGCGCACGCCGACGGCTACTTCGAGCCACGCGAGATCGAGACGGGCGCGCCGCTCGGCGCCTACTACCCAGTGGTCGCGGGTCTCGAGCACGGCGACCGGGTCGTGACGTCGGCACAGTTCCTGATCGACTCCGAGACCAACCTGCAGGCCGCGATGCAGTCGATGGCCGGACACGGGCACGGGAGCATGGACACCACTGGAGGCGGCCACGACGGGATGGCCACGCCGGCACCGAAGCCACCGGCGCCTGTACCAGCCGCGCCCGCTGGTTCGGGAAGTCACGAGGGACACGGTCAGGCGTCGCCAGCGCCGAAGCCGACGCCATCAGGCAAGGCGTCGGCGCACCGTGACCACAGGCCCTGAGGGCGCAGGAGACCGGTCGTGATCGAGAGACTCATCGCCTTCAGCGCCCGGAACGCGTTCGTGGTGCTCCTGCTCGTCGCCGGCATTGTCGGTGGTGGGGTCTGGGCCATCAAGAACACGCCCATCGACGCCATTCCCGACCTGTCTGACGTGCAGGTGATCGTCACGACGAACTGGGAGGGCCGCAGCCCCACCCTCGTCGAGGACCAGGTCACCTACCCGATCGTCACGGCTCTCATCTCGGCACCGCACGTCAAGGTCGTCCGCGGCTTCTCCTACTTCGACGTCTCGTTCGTCTACGTCATCTTCGAGGACGGAACCGATCTCTACTGGGCGCGCACGCGGGTGCTGGAGTACCTGAACGGCCTTCAGGGCCGCCTTCCCGCTGGCGCCCAACCCGTGCTCGGCCCGGACGCGACCGGCGTTGGCTGGGGGTTCCAGTATGCGCTCGTGGACCGCAGCGGCCAGCACGACCTCGCCCGGTTGCGGAGTCTGAACGACTGGCACGTCCAGTACCTCCTGCGCAGTGTCCCTGGCGTGGCCGAGGTGGCGCCGGTCGGCGGCTACGTGAAGCAGTACCAGGTCGCCATCGACCCGAACGCCCTCCTGGCGTACGGGGTGTCGATCGACCAGGTGGCGATGGCCGTGCGGGCGAGCAACAACGACGTCGGTGGGCGCGTGGTGGAGTGGACCGGCCGCGAGTACATGGTGCGCGGGCGCGGCTACATCCAGTCGGTCGCCGACATCGAGCGCATCGGCGTCGGGGCGCGGCAGGACGGTACCCCGATTCTCGTGAGGGACGTGGGCCGCGTCGGCGTGGGGCCGGAGATGCGGCGCGGAGTCGCCGATCTGAACGGCGAGGGCGACGTTGCCGCGGGTATCGTCGTCATCCGCTCGGGCGTCGACACCTATGGCGTCATTCAAGACATCAAAGCTGCCGTTGCCGAGAAGGTCCAGCCGTCGCTTCCCGAAGGGGTCGAGTTCGTCACGACCTATGACCGGTCGGACCTGATCGAGCGGTCGATTGCCACGCTCGTCGAGAAGCTGATCGAAGAGGTGCTCATCGTCTCGCTCGTGTGCGCGATCTTCCTGTGGCACTTCCGGAGCGCACTCGTCGCCATCCTGACGCTGCCGCTGGCCATCCTGCTCTCGCTCATGGCGATGCAGTACATCGGGCTCGGATCGAACATCATGAGCCTGGGCGGGATTGCGATCGCCATCGGCGCGATGGTCGACGCGGCGATCATCATGGTCGAGAACGCCCACAAACACCTCGAGCACGACACGGGGGGCAGGCCACGCCGGGAGGTGCTGATCGAGGCGGCCCAGGAAGTCGGGCCGTCGCTCTTCTTCGCGCTCCTCATCATCACCGTCTCGTTCCTGCCCATCTTCACCCTCGAGGCGCAGGAGGGCCGCCTCTTCCGGCCGCTCGCCTTCACCAAGACGTTCGCGATGGGGTTTGCGGCGATCACCTCCGTGCTCGTCGTCCCATACCTGATGGTGCTCTTCATCAGGGGGCGCATCGCCCCGGAGGAGAAGAACCCGATCA
This genomic interval carries:
- a CDS encoding efflux RND transporter periplasmic adaptor subunit yields the protein MDHPAGESPVEAAEKMVYIPPARQQLIGVRTEEVVHRALDTTVRTVGVLAYDETRVAQVHTKIAGWVDRLFVDFVGKPVRRGQPLFTIYSPELVSTQREYLLARQAHARLSESRFEETRDGALGLLTASRDRLRLWDVSEAQIEELERTGTPRRTLTLHSPFTGVVLERNAFAGQYVTPEVTTFRIADLSRIWAIGQVFEYESEHVRVGQRVTVEFPYQQTTRTLTGTITFIYPDVDPMTRRLRVRAEFANPGLELKPDAFVTLVITGGETHALAIPAEAVIDTGETRYAILAHADGYFEPREIETGAPLGAYYPVVAGLEHGDRVVTSAQFLIDSETNLQAAMQSMAGHGHGSMDTTGGGHDGMATPAPKPPAPVPAAPAGSGSHEGHGQASPAPKPTPSGKASAHRDHRP